Sequence from the Oncorhynchus kisutch isolate 150728-3 linkage group LG12, Okis_V2, whole genome shotgun sequence genome:
ttcagcactcggcggtccagttcttgtgtggcctaccactttgtggctgagccattgttgctcctagatgtttccacttcacaataacatcacttacagtcgactgtggcagctctagcaggccaGACATTTTACAcactgatttgttggaaaggtagcatcctatgatggtgcaacgttgaaagtcactgcgCTCTtccgtaaggccattctactgccaatgtttgtctatggagatctcatggctgtgtgctcgattttataccccTGTCAGTGACGTGTGTGGCTGAActagccgaatccacaaatttgaaggggtgtcaacatacttttgtatatatagtgtatttctaTGGAAGGCATTTGTAGAGGGAAATGCATATGCAGCATATaaggtaggctacagtagcctgccTTACCACACTCCCATGCCGtgggtaggctacagtagcctgccTTACCACACTCCCATGCCGtgggtaggctacagtagcctgccTTACCACACTCCCATGCCGtgggtaggctacagtagcctgccTTACCACACTCCCATGCCGtgggtaggctacagtagcctgccTTACCACACTCCCATGCCGtgggtaggctacagtagcctgccTTACCACACTCCCATGCCGtgggtaggctacagtagcctgccTTACCACACTCCCATGCCGtgggtaggctacagtagcctgccTTACCACACTCCCATGCCGTGGGTAGGCTACATTTAGATTCCTGGGGTGTACATGCAGCTCACATGACTGCTGCATATTACTGTAGACATTGTGTCAAGATCGGCAGGAAAACCAATGGGGttcctctctgtatgtgtgtgtgtgtatgtgacgtAAGGGAGGCGGGTCGGAGGCAGgtctgcgtgtatgtgtgtgagcgAAAGAGTGTGTGTGGAAGCCTATCCGCCAGGCTGTCGGCTCCTGCACTGAGGCACGGTGTGTGTTGCGCGGCTGACCTCGCATTGAATGGACTAGATTTCCCCAGCCACGTAAGTACACACCACGGCCGGAAAGGATGTCTTGCTGAATCAAGGGAAAGGCCTGGGAAAGTCGGCCATCCCTTAATTCCAGCAGCTGAAACAGTCGACGACAGTTCCTTCGGTTTTTAAAATTCGTCGCAAAGGACATCCACTTCCGAACACAACAAAGGGCTACGAATTCTGGATGGTTTTCTCTCCATATTTGGTCGATGGCAATCCCCGAAGCTCGCTGCATTTGTGGAACGAACAAGGCCCATCTGACACTGGCCTGGTAGCTATGAAGCAATAGCATTGCTTTCGCTATCAATAATTCATGTTGATTTTATATATAGCCTACGGTAGCTTGCAACGTCTGTGCGATTTTAACCGCGGTTACTTTGTATGGTCTCAGTCTGCAAGCTATTAGACGGATACATTGTTTCTATTTTCTGAAACGTGTCATGCAATTCAATTAATCTGCGGGATAGCTTTATGCTAAATATTCAATCTAGCAGTCCAATCGTCATTACAAAGCTGACATTCGGTAGGATTTGAGTGTTTCGTTTGTAGCAAATCGGCGTTGCTGTCTCTCGCACTCTGAAAGCGTTCATCCTCTTCTGCAAAGGGCTGCCGTGCGTTATGGGGCAGTGAACAAGGATTTTGTTTTAGTCCTACAGCTGGGTAGATAAAGACCACATATTGCAAAAATTATCTTCGAATTGCCCTTTTCTTTGCATGTATTGCATATGAGCCCTCCAGCTGTACATATATAGCTTGACATAGCCTAGCCTACGTATTACAGTGTAATTAGGTGCCCTTGCAAAGGTAGCACAACATATAATCTAGATTGACATTTTTTAAACGGCAGCTACAAAGTATTGGGCCACAACAACCAATCTATTGACTCAAGTTTACATCCCTGCCTTCGAAGAGAAGAAGACCCCCGATAGTTTGGAACTATTTCAGGGAATCCTGATGAACATACAGAGATCAAATCCCATCAACATCTCGCGTTATGGGAGATCACGGCACAAAGCAACCGAATTCGAGGAGTTATCTTGCTTGAGGACTACAGAATCCAGCCAGAGTTTCAGTCCTAACCTAGGATCCCCTAGCCCCCCCGAAACACCGGATTCCTCCCACTGTATCTCCTGCATCGGGAACTACCTGCTCCTCGAGCCATTGGAGGGGGACCACGTTTTCAGAGCCGCCCACCTGCACACCGGTGAAGAGCTTGTATGTAAGGTGGGTATTCGAGCTATAAGAGTTGTATGGGCCCTTGGGTTGATTGACGGTCGCGTTAGTCATCGAGAGATTGCAGCAGATATGGGCCTATATTGTAGCAAACGTCATGCAAATTCCAATCATCTCGAGGAGATCACATTAGCCTAACCACAAAACACCATATTTGGTCAATCCACCAGGGTCATATGCAAGTTGAATGTAGAATAGAATTATAGCACTATAATAAACCTGAACTTGCTCACAATGCAGACATCTATTTtagatatataaatatacagtagtTACATGTTTATAGCTGTAGGACAGGCCTAGCTGGTTGCCTTTTTTAATGCAAATTACCCACGGACTGTCCAATAGGGCATGCACAACTAAACAATGCACTGTATAGATAAATACCCGGTGTTGGCGCGAAATTTGTCTCCTGATATTTTATGCAtgaattggaaatacagaaaagTGAATGGAGTGCAAAGcaggcagacaagcaggcagCTCAGCTCGCGCGTGTCTCGAGAGCTATGTGGGTCCGGTTGCATGATGTAACGTCGACAAAGGAGTTAGTAACTGCTCTCACAAACTAATAGCCCGTGTAGCACTACCCAGTCCTTTGTTCCTCATTGTTAAAAAATGAAAATGAGGTTTTCCCCATTCTCCTGCGcatgcagcctggtctcatagacaagACGTAATATAGTAAATACAAATCTGGGAAACTGAAATTAGTAACAAATGttacaattggtccagcgtcgttagggtttggccgggttaggccgtcattttaaataagaatttgttcataacagacttgcctagttaaatcaaggttaaataataataataattagcaactacttagcatgtagctaaccctaaccttaacactgttAGTTAACCCtaatgctaatgttagccacctagctagaatttgtaacatatcatgagtttagcaaattcgtaacatataatacaaattgtaattcataacagcatataaaatgggtgatggacatccacaaatgaatacataccatacaaaacggaacatacagtatcatactaaaatggaggaacttatttaCTTAcataataatacgaaatgctctgagaccaggttggcaCATAGCACACGCGCTCCGTTTTTCATTACTACCAAAATGACCCACCATTTCCCACGGCAAATGGatgtataatataatattgtTTCAGTTCTTCTAGTGCAATATGAATATAATACATTTCATTGTAGTtaaatttccaacttgttgttgtttttctcatAGGACACACATCACCAGAAGGTCTGAAAGATCCGATATGTGGTCGACTTGTCGGATAGGACTTCAATTTGTGCATAGGGCAACCTTTTGGCCTTTGTTTCCACCTCTGTACAGTACATTATTGACTTAACTGTAAATCGATATGAATAACCTTACGGTAACTCTTTACATGAGGTTCCactgtttccaccactgtaaaGTACATTATTGACTTAACTGTATATTATGATTATTGGCGCATTGGATACATGCACCCTTGGGTACATTCAAATGATTAACCCTAAACAAGGTCATAAACATGACCTGATTAATAGACAAAATACTTAGGCTAAAAGCACACAGGCCCCATCGGAGCACAGTCCTAGAATGATAAGTATGGCCTTTGGCACTGTAACTGCCACTGCCAGCGAGCTATATTTATACATCTGACCTCCATTTTTACTGAATGTTGCCAAGCAACATCAAAGATCAATTTGTAATCTCAGAATTGACAGTTTACTGCCTCGGCGTATTAATAGAACCCAGCTACAATTGTAGACCttgagaagcacacacacactgcggggTGAGCCAGAGCCTACTGTTTTCTAACCATTTACCGACTCGGAGTCGAGAGGCTCGTTCACCTGGGCTGCACTTGCTGAAAGTCGAGGTGGAGAACAGAGGGGAGAAGGGTTACTATGGAAACCGGGGGGAGCCTGTAGCATATGCAAGGAGGGCGACAGCGACAATGTTACAGAATGGTCACATTCAGATATAAATGTGTGCATGCAGAATATGGAACGGTTACCCTGTAGTTCTATGTCTTTACCTCTCTATCTGCAGCAGCAATCTAAATGTTGCACCCCATGGAATGAACCTTGGTCTGAAGGTTCTGGAGTCCTGGGGGCATAGGCATATTCATTAAGGTGAAACATTGGAGAAATACAGAGCTTACCCGGTTCTCTATTCTACACGATGATAGATAATCACATCTGTTCTAGTCTACACAATGTGCTGAGCAATGACTGTCATCTCCATTGGGTACTAAactccttccccctctttctccccgcccaccccctctccctgctccctccccctctccaggtGTTTGAGATAGGCCGCTACCAGGAGTCCCTGGCGGCCTACTTCGCCCTGGGCAGACATGAGCACATCAACCAGGTGGTGGAGGTCCTGCTGGGGGAGAAGCGGGCCTACGTCTTCTTCGAGAGGAGCCACGGAGACATGCACTCCTTCGTCCGCACCTGCAAGAAGCTACGCGAGGACGAGGCCGCCAGACTCTTCCGTCAGATAGCCTCGGCTGTGGCGCATTGCCATGACAACGGCGTGGTCCTCCGGGACCTCAAGCTGAGGAAGTTTGTCTTCCGGAACGAGGACAGGTGAGGAAGTGGACGGGGTGGggaggggtgatggatgggggggggggggggctctttgTAAATCGATGTGAATGTAAATAGCCCTACGGTAACTCTTTTACATGAAGTTCCACTGTGTATTAACACTGTGATTACTACAGTAACAATGTAATTGTTACATAATAATGGAGTTGAGCAGTTTCTCTTTAGATCAGAGGTCGCCATATTGGAGGTACACAATATAACTAGGAGTACACACGCACGTATGTGGTTTCGGGACAAGCAGGGAGACTGGATACAGTCTAGACTCCCGCAAGCTAGCTGAACTGCTGTTAAACTGGTTAACAGTGAAGCAGAGATGCCAGGAGTTGCTTTGTCTGACAGATGTTCAATTACATTGAGATTTACCATGTAAGGCTGTGGCACAGAGTAATGAATCGGTTCTACACCGACATCAGCTAGTGCAGGCTGTAGTATATACTGACCCCTGGTGGTGGGCTGTCCACATTTATCACTATAGTGATCCAGGAGAACAGTGATAAAAACATATTCTAATGCTGCTTTTTTAACTGACTGGCAAGCATGTGTTGTTCCTGGCACTGACTGGATGCCCTCTATCTGAATGCCCCAGCCCAGACACACACTGAACTCAAGTCAGCTTTGTGTTTTCTCCTCCAATGGTTGAGGTTACATTGGGTGAAgtgtaagctgatcctagatctgttcaGGACCTCATTCTGCTCCAACCTGACAGTGGAGTAGAAGCCCTTTTATCTATGTGAATATGTGGCTGCGTCACCCTCTGGCTCTGCTCATTGAAAAGGGAAGCTGAGCCACACTCATTTAATAGCAGTATTCACGACCTTGGCTGCCATGACAGGACCAACCATGTGACAGGGTGGGATGTGAAACCCTCCACTGAATGATTGATGGGGGCAGAGCGTGGTTCAAGGGGGTGAAGAGAGACACTGGGGTGGGGACTGGGGGTGCATCTAATTCTAAGTGGCTTCCTTCCTCTACTCCTGTCTTTGTATCCTCTCCTACATCTGGACTGATGGAAAAACACAAGCTAGCACGAGATGAAAACAATACAAAGAAAATCTAAGCAGTACAGTGGTAGGCTACTGGGAATCTGCTTTCGCCTATCCAGCTCTTTCAAATTAGTGCAGATGAGGAGACCGAAGAGGACGCCACTTCAGACTCTTCAGAGTCACCCTGGCCAAAAGCCAAGTCCCAGAGCTTTTAGTGGCAGgccagagaagggagagagagagagagataggtgtcCCAGTAAGTTGATATGGCCACAGTATTTGCAGTGTGTGGTGACAGACTGGGAAACCTGCTTATGTCATCATGGTTGAATTTACCACTCACTGCCCCCAGGAATGGTTATAGGCCATACTTGCTGGGATTCAGCATCAGCCAGGGGATATCTAGAACCCAACCTACATGCACTGTCCCTTACTGTACCAGACAGTGACCTCTTAACCCAGCAACgtgttttaa
This genomic interval carries:
- the LOC109900979 gene encoding tribbles homolog 2-like isoform X1 — its product is MNIQRSNPINISRYGRSRHKATEFEELSCLRTTESSQSFSPNLGSPSPPETPDSSHCISCIGNYLLLEPLEGDHVFRAAHLHTGEELVCKVFEIGRYQESLAAYFALGRHEHINQVVEVLLGEKRAYVFFERSHGDMHSFVRTCKKLREDEAARLFRQIASAVAHCHDNGVVLRDLKLRKFVFRNEDRSLVKLESLEDTYILEGHDDSLSDKHGCPAYVSPEILNASGSYSGKAADVWSLGVMLYTILVGRYPFHDVEPGSLFSKIRRGHFSIPETLTPKAKCLIRSILRREPAERLTSREILEHPWFLSSGAAGGAVVQGRGEREQEQTVPEVNMEEELDQFFS